From Lujinxingia vulgaris:
GGGCTTTACGATCAGGGAACGTCACAGGAGAACGCTGAGAACGATGCCGACGTGCAGCATCACCTGGCGCTTTTTCCCACCGACGCGGCGACACTGGCCAACCTGAGCGTGGATCGGCGGCAGGCCGGTCAGACCGATCGAGCGCTCGTGCTCGCCAGACGAGCCTATGCGCTTAATCCATTTCCACATCAGGGTCTGGTGTTGGCCCGTGCGTTGGTCGCCGACGGTCACCAGGAGGAGGCCGCCGGGGTCTGGCGAGAGCTCTACGCCGAGCCACATCTGGCGCCGGCCAGCTGGCTGGCGGCATTTTTGCTGCGCGATCTTCAAGAGACGAGGCTGCGCGCCCGGGCGCTGGGCGATGCCAGCGAGGAGTTGCTGGGCTTTGCGCTGAACGAGTGCGCCCGGGAGGAAGGGCCACGGCAGGCCGTCGAGTTGGCGCTGGCCATCCTCGAGGAGCGGCCCCAAAGCCCGCGGCTGGGCCTGGGGCTTGTTCGCCTGTATCGGGAGCAGCAGCTCTGGGAGCTCGCTGAGCTATGGGCGGGACAGCTGCTGGCCTCCGACCCGGGCGAACATCACGATGTTCAACAACAGACGCTGCGCGAGTTGATGCAGATCTACCACCGCCAGGAGCGCCCCGAGGCCGCCCTGGCGCTGGCCGAGCAGGCACTGCGGGGGGGATGGCTCGGGGCCGACGTGGCGCGTGATCTGCTCCTGATTGCCTCCCCGGACCATCGGGCCCAAGAGGCCGGCAGCGCCCGCGAGGCCCTGCTTGGCGAAGTCTACGCGCTGGGCTGCGCGCCCCCCTTACGTCCCCGCGACCAGCGGGTGTGCTGGCGAAGTGAGGCGGCGATCGCCGAGTCGAAAGGCGATCTTCGGCGGGCGCAGGTGCTGCTGGAGCGACTCGTCCGTCACTACGATGAGCCCCGCGATCTGGGGCGTTTTCTGGTCCGCCATAAAAAATGCATCGAGCTTGCCGCGCTCATCCGCGACCACGGCCAGGGACCTCATCAGCGCGCGCTGCGTCAGCTGCGTTCCGAATGTGCGCGTCATCCCTGATCGCGTTGACCGACGAAGGCAGGGGGTTAGCTTCTGCCACATACGCTTTTTGATGGCGTTCGTACTCGCTGGTGAACGCCCGCGCCTGAAGGAATGAGGCGCTCGCAGCACCCACCAACGCGTGGGGGGAACCTTTCGAACCGCGCTAACCTGCCGCATCTCGGGCAGTAACGCGCCGCAACGCGCCTTTGAGCCAGGCTGTCTCGGCCAGCGCATGGGAGCATCGCTTATGGCGATGAACACGCTGTCGCGATGGATGGAACCTCTGAGTCGTCTGCCGGCCGGCTGGCGCAGCGTGATCTTAGCGCTGGCCCACCTGGTTTTCTTCTCGGCGGCGTATGTGGGGGCGTTTCTCTTTCGCTTCGATCTTCGCATCCCCGCCGAATACCTGCCCGCCCTGGGCGGCGGTCTGCTGGTGTTGCTGGCGATCAAGACCGCCGTCTTTGCCTACCTCAAGATGTTCCAGGGGTGGTGGAAGTATGTCAGCCTCTACGACATCATCTCACTGGCGTATGCGCTGGCGATCTCGGCGCTGCTCTTTATGGCGGTCAACACGCTGGTGTTGCGCCCGGAGATCTTTCCGCGATCGATCTACCTGCTCGATTTCACCCTGAGTCTTGTGCTGCTGGGGGGGGTGCGCGGCGCGCTGCGCCTGGTGCGCGAAGCGATGGCGCTGAGCGCCACGCCGAGACGCGCGCGAAATCTGATGATCGTGGGCGCCGGCGACGCCGGCGATCTGATGGTGCGCGAGATCAACCGCAGCCCCAGCCTGCGCCTGCGCCCCCTGCTCTTTGTCGATGATGACCCCTACAAACGAGGACTGCGCCTGCACGGCATCCCCGTCGAGGGACCAATCGATCGCATCGCTCAGCTGGTGGCGCGCCACGATATCGAAGAGATCATCATCGCGCTCCCCCCTGAGGAGCAGCACCAGGTGCGGCGCGTCATTGAATTGGCCGGACCGCTGGGGGTGCACGCCCGCATCCTGCCGGCGGTCGAGGCAATGCTTCATCAGGAGATCTCGCTGGACCGTCTGCGCGAGGTCTCCATCGCCGACCTGCTACGCCGCGATCCTGTGGAGCTCGACCTGGAGTCGCTGGCCGGCTTTCTCAAAGATCGCCGGGTGCTGGTCACCGGCGCGGGAGGCTCTATCGGCAGTGAGCTCTGCCGCCAGATCGCCGGATTTTCACCATCGACCCTGATGCTGGTCGAGCAGGCCGAGACCCCGCTCTTTGAGATTCATCGCGAACTCAATCCCCAGAACGATCGTCCCATCGTCCCCTGCATCGCCAGCGTGGCGGACGCCGCGCGCATGCGCGCGATCTTTGAGGAACATCGCCCCCAGGTGGTGCTGCACGCCGCGGCCTACAAACATGTTCCCCTCATGGAACAGAGCCCGGCTGAGGCCGTCAAAAACAACGTACGCGGCACCGAGATCGTCGCGCGCCTGAGCGCCGAGATGGGCGTGGCGACCTTTGTGCTCATCTCCACCGATAAAGCGGTCAACCCCACCAGCGTGATGGGCGCGACCAAACGCGTCACCGAGTGGATCGTGGCACGCCAGGGGCAGGAGCATCCGGGCACGCGATTCTGTGCCGTTCGCTTTGGCAACGTGCTCGGCTCCAACGGCTCAGTGGTGCCGATCTTCCGCGATCAGATCCGCCGCGGGGGCCCCGTCACGGTGACCCATCCCGAGATGACGCGTTACTTCATGACCATCCCCGAGGCGGTGCAGCTGGTCCTGCAGGCGGCCAGCTTCGAGAGCCAGGCCAGCCTCTTCATTCTCGATATGGGGAGACCGGTGCGCATCGCCGATCTGGCCCGCGACATGATCCGACTCTCCGGCGCCAATGAAGCGATGATCCCGATCGTCTTCACCGGCATTCGCCCCGGCGAAAAACTCTTCGAAGAGCTCACCCTCGACGAAGAAGAGGTCGATCGCACCGAGCACGCCCAGATCTTTGTGGGCAAAAAATCCAGCGATCCTCCCGAGCACTTCGACGCGCTCTACTGCGAGCTTCTGGCGGCGGCCGATCGCGGCGACCACCCGGCGGTGCGCGTGCTGCTCGGGGAACTCATCCCCGACTACCAGAGTCCGCATACCGACGCGACGGTCCTCGAACTTCCTCGCCTTCGCGCCGCCCGCTGACACCCTTGACGATGCCCGGCGCTCCTGGTGCCGCTGACCCACGCGCTCCGGCCGACCTGCTCGCCAGGCGCGCTACCCTCTTCAGGAGAGACCATGAACCTCACGATCATCGGCACCGGATATGTCGGCCTGGTCACCGGAACCTGCTTCGCCGAGATGGGCCATCACGTGACCTGCGTCGACGTCGACGCCCGCAAAGTCGCGCAGCTGCGCCAGGGCAAAAGCCCCATCTTCGAGCCCGGACTTGACGATTTTTTAAAACGAAACATCGCTCAAAAACGCCTGAGCTTCTCCACCTCCCTGGCCGACGCCTGTGACTCTGGCGAGGTCTTCTTCATCGCCGTGGGCACGCCTCCGGACCAGGATGGCTCCGCCGATCTGCAGCATGTCCTGGAGGTCGCTCGCCAGCTTGGCGAGCACCTCAAAAGCGACGCCATCGTGGTCGATAAGTCGACCGTGCCCGTGGGCACCGCGCGCATGGTCCAGGAGACCATCGAGCATCATCTGCAACACCGCGGCGCCGATCACCGCGTGGTCGTCGTCTCCAACCCCGAGTTCCTGAAGGAAGGCGCGGCGATCAACGACTTTATGAAACCCGACCGCATCATCATCGGCACCGAAGATGCGCATGCCCGCGAGCGCCTGGCCGAGCTCTACGCCCCTTTTAACCGCAACCACCAGCGCCTGCTCTTTATGGGCACGCGCGACGCCGAGATGACCAAATACGCGGCCAACGCCATGCTCGCCACCAAGATCTCCTTCATGAATGAGGTCGCCCACCTCTGCGAAGCGCTCGGGGTGGATGTGGAAAACGTACGCCTGGGCATCGGCTCCGACGAGCGCATCGGCTACCACTTCATCTACCCGGGCTGCGGCTACGGCGGCTCCTGCTTTCCCAAAGACGTGCGCGCCCTCTGCCATATGGCCCGAGACCAGGGCATTGAGCCGGGCATCCTCGACGCGGTGGAGCGACGAAATCAGGCCCAGAAAGAGCGACTGGCACAAAAGATCATCGCTCGCTACGGTGAGGACTTAAGCGCGCTGACCTTCGCGCTCTGGGGGCTGGCGTTTAAGCCGGGCACCGACGATCTTCGCGAAGCCCCCTCCCGCACCCTGCTCGAGCATCTGATCGCGCGAGGTGCTCGCATTCAGGCCTACGATCCGGTGGCCATGGAAGCGGCCCGCGAGCACTTCCCGAAGGAGTGGTTCGATCGCCGGCATCTTATGCTGGCCGAACACCAGTATGCCGCGCTAGAAGGAGTCGACGCCTTGATTCTGGTCACCGAGTGGAAACCTTTCCGCCACCCCGATCTTGGAGCTATGGCGCGGTTGATGCGCCAGAGAGTCGTCTTCGACGGCCGAAATCAGTACGATCCGCACCAGATGCGCGCGGCCGGTTTTTATTATGACGCCATCGGACGCAGCAGTGAGAGCCGCGATCCGGCGACCATCATCGCCCTGGACCCTCGTCCGGGCTCCCAACCTCGCTAACCTTCGTCTTCGCAGGAGACCTCATGGGCACCCCCACCCTCGACACCGCTCAGATCGCCATCGTCGGGCTCGGCTACGTCGGCCTGCCGCTGGCCGTAGAGTTCGGGCGGCGCTTCGACACCATTGGCTTCGACATCAACCCGCGCCGCGTCAACGAGCTGCGCGAAGGCAAAGACAGCACCCGGGAGGTTGAGCCCGACGATCTGGTCAGCGCCCAGCGCCTGCGCTACACCACCGAGCTCAACGACATCGCCGACTGCAACGTCTACGTGGTCACCGTGCCCACGCCCATCGACGAGCATAAGCGCCCCGACCTAAGCCCCCTGGAGAGCGCCAGCCGCGCCGTCGGC
This genomic window contains:
- a CDS encoding UDP-glucose dehydrogenase family protein; translation: MNLTIIGTGYVGLVTGTCFAEMGHHVTCVDVDARKVAQLRQGKSPIFEPGLDDFLKRNIAQKRLSFSTSLADACDSGEVFFIAVGTPPDQDGSADLQHVLEVARQLGEHLKSDAIVVDKSTVPVGTARMVQETIEHHLQHRGADHRVVVVSNPEFLKEGAAINDFMKPDRIIIGTEDAHARERLAELYAPFNRNHQRLLFMGTRDAEMTKYAANAMLATKISFMNEVAHLCEALGVDVENVRLGIGSDERIGYHFIYPGCGYGGSCFPKDVRALCHMARDQGIEPGILDAVERRNQAQKERLAQKIIARYGEDLSALTFALWGLAFKPGTDDLREAPSRTLLEHLIARGARIQAYDPVAMEAAREHFPKEWFDRRHLMLAEHQYAALEGVDALILVTEWKPFRHPDLGAMARLMRQRVVFDGRNQYDPHQMRAAGFYYDAIGRSSESRDPATIIALDPRPGSQPR
- a CDS encoding polysaccharide biosynthesis protein — protein: MAMNTLSRWMEPLSRLPAGWRSVILALAHLVFFSAAYVGAFLFRFDLRIPAEYLPALGGGLLVLLAIKTAVFAYLKMFQGWWKYVSLYDIISLAYALAISALLFMAVNTLVLRPEIFPRSIYLLDFTLSLVLLGGVRGALRLVREAMALSATPRRARNLMIVGAGDAGDLMVREINRSPSLRLRPLLFVDDDPYKRGLRLHGIPVEGPIDRIAQLVARHDIEEIIIALPPEEQHQVRRVIELAGPLGVHARILPAVEAMLHQEISLDRLREVSIADLLRRDPVELDLESLAGFLKDRRVLVTGAGGSIGSELCRQIAGFSPSTLMLVEQAETPLFEIHRELNPQNDRPIVPCIASVADAARMRAIFEEHRPQVVLHAAAYKHVPLMEQSPAEAVKNNVRGTEIVARLSAEMGVATFVLISTDKAVNPTSVMGATKRVTEWIVARQGQEHPGTRFCAVRFGNVLGSNGSVVPIFRDQIRRGGPVTVTHPEMTRYFMTIPEAVQLVLQAASFESQASLFILDMGRPVRIADLARDMIRLSGANEAMIPIVFTGIRPGEKLFEELTLDEEEVDRTEHAQIFVGKKSSDPPEHFDALYCELLAAADRGDHPAVRVLLGELIPDYQSPHTDATVLELPRLRAAR